The Amblyraja radiata isolate CabotCenter1 chromosome 39, sAmbRad1.1.pri, whole genome shotgun sequence sequence AAACTGTCTGCCATTTCTgaacccatttctgtagctaatCTATGTCCcattgtatactttgacagccttcctcacaaagCCACAATCTTGGTATCATaagaaacttactaaccaacccgtctATATTTACATCCAAATTATTTAGCACAGATCTCTGCGGAACACCACTGGTCGCATACATCCAGCCTGAATGTTGTCCCTCCACCAAAACCCTCAGTCTTCTATCagttaaaccagttctgaatccatatgatcTAGTCATTAtttatcccatgcatcttaatcttctggatcaaccaACAATGGGGGATTTTATCAAattccttactaaaatccatgtaggtaACATCCACCgtcctaccctcatcgatcaccttcacCACCTCTTCAAAATCCTCGATCAAATTGGTAAAACATGACCTGCCATGTGCAAAGCCGTGCTGGCTGTCCGTAATTAACTCATTCTCATCCAATTGGGAGTGAATTCCATCCCAAAGTACCCTTTCCAATAGCTTCCCAACCACTATCGTGAGGTTCACTGGCCTATAAATCCCTGGGTTcattctacttcccttcttaaatagaggaacaacattagctattctccagtcctccaggactTCGCCCGTGGTTAAAGAAGATGCAAAGATGTTCATCAAGATTGCTTACCCAATCTTCtcacttgcctctctcaatagccCTCTCAAAATCCCATCAAGTCctgaggatttatccaccttaatgctctccaagagccccaacacctccttcttaatctcaaattAGTATTCTCAATTTGCACATTAGTATTTCCAGAGTTGATGAGGTTAGAAGATGGAAGTCTGTGTTGAACTTCAAGTCATTCCAACATTATTTGGAAATTCAGTATTTAATGCAGTTTAATTTATATTCATATCTTTGCACCTACCAGTAGAATCAAAATTGATGAAATATGAGAACTCTTGCCCTAACTTCTCATCGCTAGCAAAAGCACAAATGCATGCATAGAAGTGGATGCAATGTTTTGATGTCTCCTTTTTGTTGCTGCTGGATTTGCTGGCTTTGAAGGCCTGGCAAGAACAATAGAACTTGTGCTCCATAACACCTTTAGTCCTAGTTTTCTCATGGAAGGAAACGTGCAGAAATCCTAAACTGTGCTTCTGGCTAGCTTTGCACTTCACCACCATGATAGTTTTAGTGATCCGCTGCACCAGGGGCCCACTCGATTCAGTCGCCAAGTTCCAGATAGCCTGCTTTATTTCAGTGGTCACTTGAAGAGAGTTCAACACAGAGCTCTTAAGCGTATGTGGTGTGGCTTCCATATGACATTCGACGGCAAGCTTAATATGCTGACATTGGTTCTCAGCACCTCCTTGAGAAGATACTTTGAAACACGTGGGGACCAAGCATCGGCCTGTTATATGGGTAATAATGGTTCCCTCCACTGTCTGAATGGCCTCAGTTGTGCCCAGTTCCACAAAGCCTCTGTAGTCAGGTCCTCGATCTCGAAGTCTCACTGAGTACACCTGCGAAGAAGATCCGGTGACAATGCGGACAGCATCGACGCTGGGTTGTTGCTTTCGAGCTCCATCTCTGAAGACAGCACCACAACTTTTGTTCTTGCAGCTCAAACCACGAGTACCATTGAATGTGCCGCACTTTGGGCACTTCTTAATTCCCCGTAAAGTAGGTTTGCCCAAATCAGCTAAAAAAGCCGGAGTTTTCATCTTgtctgcatgttgttccatttttCTTATCAGATTAAAACCCTACAAGAGAACAGAGATTAAACTCGGCAAAGAAAACAAAGTAAGGCCTTAAAATAATTACACTGAAGCACACATATAAATCGGAAAACTGGCCTCCATCAACAATAAGAACTACAATGATGGGGTAGCTACCAGATACCAGGACAAGCTGATAATGGTTTAAAAAACGTACATGTTGCTATTAAGTAGGAGGATGGTGATGCAAGAGTTCACACAATACATTACAGCTCATGTAGTTTCATGTAGCTACTATGTACGATACGATCTGCTTCATAGGGTCTAAGCGCCAGAATTCCTTCCCTAAACCACCTTgccttttgttttatttcttaaaTTGTTGCTTAAGACTTTTCGATCACTTGTCCTGATTTCTTCTCCTTGTGCTGTATCATTTTTAACATACTTTCTCCCGATTGCTGACTGAATTATTGAATGAAACATCCTGGTGGTCTTGAAGGGTGCAATATAAATATGTTCCTTTTTCTTTCACCTCCTCCCATCCTTCACCTACAAACTGCATCCTGTAATATCACATAAAATCTAATATTTTATTGCCTTTCACATTTCCAATCTTTTTAAAGTTAAATACCATGAAATGtgtattaaaataaaatcagCTAATGTATCACATTTTCTTGTGTAAATATTTGTAATTAATATTGCTAAGCCCTGCCATAAAACTGCATTAGCAATGTGAAATACTGGTCTTCACCAGTAAGTTGTATTAAGCACAACAGAAATGCTTGAAATAGTGTTTAAAACTAAAGGATCTTTACCTATCACCTTTCATGGTCTTGAAACAACCTATAAGGTCAGTGTAGCAACTCCAGCACTTCATAAAAAACATTTACTCAATAATGATGAGCAACACCTAACATGCTCTGTACTATTTTTTATTTCTCAAGTCTCCCTCTCttctgcttcagtctgaagaagggtctcgaccattccttctctccacagacccactgagtaactccagaagTTTGTGTATGGCTGCTTTGATTTGTCGTTTACACACCTAACATGCTCTTAGTACCATTTCTGTGTCACTAGTCTCCCTCCCCTGTGATtcacagtctgaaaaagagtctggAGCCGAACCAtcagctctccacagatgctgcctgaccaactgagtaactccagcagtttgtgtctgtctgttttgatctgtcgttttcacaccttacataatCTATGTACTATTTTGgtgtctctagtctccctctcctgtgattcacagtctgaagaagagtctggagATAAAccaacacattccttctctccacagatgctgcctgacacactgagtaactccagcactgctGTTGAGTGAGTGACCCGCCTCCGTCGGGTTGTGATTGGCCCGGAGCCCGGGCGGGACCGGGAAGGCCGCGATCTGATTGGTGATCCCGGTTGTCAATCATCCCCGGGGGGGGTGCGCACCCCCAGCAGAGCCGGCGACAGCAGCCTTGATGGCGGCGCCGTGTCACTCGGGCCGTCGTCTGCCCAACACAATGACATGTAGTATAAAGTACACGTACCTTGCTGTGGAGGTGGTTTAgccttccctcccccttctcttccatgTAAACGCCCGGTCAGGGCCGGGCTCCGCTCAGACGCGCCGCCATTTCGCCTTACAAACCCGCTCGGCGCTGCGCTGTAACGACAGCGGCGATTGGCTGCCCGTGGTCACATGGGCTCAGCACGGCCCGCAGCGCCTTCTGGGACATGTAGTCCACATCTCTGTTggtcccagccccccccccccccccagcgcctTCTGGGACATGTAGTCCACAtctctgttcaaaagggaactgcagatgctggaagatcgaaggtacacaaaattgctggggaaactcagcgggtgcagcagcatctatggagcgaaggaaataggcgacgtttcgggtcgaaacccttcttctgagcagttgccataccatactgtgataccatACCATacttcttcttctgaagaagggtttcggcccgaaacgtcgcctatttccttcgctccatagatgctgctgcacccgctgagtttctccagcaattttgtgtaccttagtccaCATCTCTGTTGGTCTCAGCCCGCCCCCCAGTGCCTTCTGGGACATGTAGTCCTAATCTCAGTtggtctcagattcagattcaactttaattgtcattgtcagtgtacagtacagagacaacgaaatacagttcgcatctccctggaagagcgacatagaatatggtttcaataaataaatctatttacatgcatacagtcatagtgggacgacagatggcacaatgggctaagtgttcggctggcaaccggaaggtagccggttcgaatcccgcttggagtgcatactgtcgttgtgtccttgggcaagacacttcacccacctttgcctgtgtgtgaatgtgtgtgagtgattggtggtggtcggaggggccgtaggcgcagattggcagccatgcttccgtcagtctgccccagggcagctgtggctacagaagtagcttaccaccaccgagtgtgactgaggagtgaatgaataatgcgatgtaaagcgccttgagtattagaaaggcgctatataaatcccatccattattattattattatattttttcctgtgggaggagtgtccgggggggggggggggtgattggcagtcaccgaggtacattgttgagtagtgtgacagccgcagggaagaagctgttcctggacctgctggtccggcaacagagagacctgtagcgcctcctggatggtaggagggtaaacagtccatggttggggtgagagcagtccttggcgatgctgagcgcccttcgcagacaacgcttgctttggacaggctcaatggaggggagcgaggaaccggtgatgcgttgggcaattttcaccaccctctgcagtgctttccagtcggagacagagcagttgccataccatactgtgatacagttggtaaggatgctctcgatggtgcagcggtagaagtgcaccagaatctgaggagacagatggacctttttcagtctcctcaggaagaagagacgctggtgagccttcttgaccagagttgaggtattgtgggtccaagagaggtaatcggagatgttgacctctCAGTCCGCCCCCCAGTGCCTTCTGGTACATGTAGTCCCCATCTGTGTTGGATCCAGTGAAGATCCCACACCctggttctccaactagtttcactgttcataagATAAACTGTCCGTAATAGtaggtctatcttcggtgaaaaccagcatctgcagttcctcccaacacaCTACTCGTTTCACTGTCCATAAGATAGACACTAAGACAAAGTCCATAAGattagtctatcttcggtgtaaaccagcatctgcagttcctccctacacaccacTAGTTTTACTATCCATAAGATAGACACTGTCCATAAGatagtctatctttggtgtagagGTCCTtctcagttgtacagggcccttgtgagaccacacctggagtattgtgtgcagttttggtcttcaaatttgaaggacattcttgctattgagggagtgcagcgtaggttcacaaggttaattcccgggatggcgggactgtcatatgttgatagaatggagcggctgggcttgtatactccggaatttagaaggatgagagggtttcttattgaaacattaagggtttggacacgctagtggcaggaaatatattcccaatgttgagggagtccagaaccaggggccacagtttaagaataaggggtaagccatttagaatggagatgtggaaataccttttcacagagttgtgagtctgtaattctctgcctcagagggcggttctctggatgctttcaagtgagagttaaatagagttcttaaagatagcggagtcaaaggatatggggagaaggcaggaacggggtactgattgtggatgatcagacatgatcacgaatggcggtgctggctcaaagggccgaatggcctactcctacatctattgTGTCAACCAGCATTTGCGGTTCCTTCTGACACACTGGTTCAccatcctcctgattaattttactgtttatatgcctcattgtcaccttccccatagccagcaatgaaccattctacatttatcTGActgtgtctgctttgatctgtcgttttcacaccttactccatatctctagtttccctctcccgactctgactgaagaagggtctcgacccgaaacatcacccattctttctctccagagatgctgcctgtcgcgctgagttactcaagcattttgtcttatcttcagcctaagccagcatgtacagttcctccctacattAGTGAAGGCTTTATACTGACACTACATTTCCCAGAATGCAAATGCACCACACTCCTTTCTTTCCAAGTCCCAAGTTCAATTGCCAATTATGACTGTGGCTGAATAGTCAAATGTCATGAGAAATGACAACATTGCAATGTTAataggaaaatatttaatagataTTTGCATACTTTATTTTGAAATGTGCTTTAACTCTGACGGAGCTTAATTTGCACATTTTATTCAAATGAAAGACAACGTCAATAACATTTGAAAGAAGACTAAAGATGTTTAAAtcttgagggggaaaaaaacccatgtggaaatcaggcagcatccgtggaggaagATGGACAGTATgatgaagggccccaacccaaagcatggcttgttttgttttcctccacagatattgcctgacttgTTGATTTCCTTCAGCTTTATCTTTTGAATAAAATTTCAGAGTAATAAGAGGTAGCAGATATAGGCACCTTCTGCAGTGCAGCCACTGACACATTTTATTTTACACTCAAGTCCAAAGCCAGCAGTGCCTCCAAAGTTAAGGTGGCTGAGGAATAGGGCTTGCAACCATTCAACACAGCTACGCATCCCACAAAGGGGTCCTTGTGTGCTTTTTAGCTGAAAAAATGGGTTGGAAAGGATAGCTGCCTCAGTGAGCATAACACAAGTTTTGCTGCacttagtttaaaaatatatttctaaCACTCCAGCCCTATTTAAAGACCGTGACTCTAGCTATGTATGTCCTTCCACTTCAAAGATTTTAACATTTGTAAGGCTCAAGATAATTTTTCCAATTACCCAGTAAAACTCTGTGACATGAAAATAACATTGTTTCAGAGCTTCGAGAAACATTGCTATAATTCATTCCAATTTATGCTATGTAATTCATAATACCATAACTCTACCATTAATATTCTTTGTTGACATCATATGGTCAAAACTGATCCACATCAACATGTCCACAAAGGCAAAAGGTGGTGCATTTGAGAATGTGtttgtattaaaaaatatattgttaTCAATTGTACTCATCCATATATTTATCAATCCTTGCTATATTGAATCTGATTCAATATTGTTTGGCATAATACTGTGGATTGAGAGCAAAGGTAACTGGAATATCACTGGATTGAAGGAACTGTCTCTGTGAAAGGTACTACATTATTGCAGGCTGAAAGCATTCTCATCTGAGTAATAATTACAACAAAACTGTTGCTGTTGACTAGTGTGTAATGCACTTTGCTGTTGTCAAGACAGTGTTAATTTGCATTCacttctaatatcaaacccatgaCCATTTTAGCTACAATCAAGTACGTTTGGATTATTAAAGATAGACATGATCAAATAGAAATCTATTGTAGCCGATAAACAGAATGATATATACAGTTCAATACGATGGCCCAATGGCCGTTTTATTTATTGACCATTAATAACTGCTACATTTTTAATACCAACAAGGCCGTGCAGTTAACAAACCCAAATGCAAGTCAATTGGTCCTTCACAAACCTAGTTCATGTGATTTTTGCCTGGAATAGATATCCCCTGAGGTGAAGTTTTTATTTTAATGCTGATGTAGTTTAAACAGAATCCCTTTGTGGCCTGTTTAGCCTGCATTTATTCTCAATTTCGATCTGAAAACCCGCTTACCCATCTGCTGCTCATTCCACCGTGTCTGTAGCTACACGTTAGTCTGTCACCCATTCCAATGATAACCAGGGAAGCTGCTGGACACAAATATTCTACAATTCTCaccgccccaccccctcccagaATACAGCATTAAATCTGCAAAAGgtgcaaacaaaaaaaaagtcccATCCCATGATCAGTACCACTTCCTGCACTCCTTGGCAGATGGGACCATTGCaagtggagagaaaaaaaagggggggggggggcatgtgggCTGAGGAAGGACCTGAATGAGCACATTAAATTGAAAAATTTCTAACACATTGGAAAGATCTCTGTTCGATTTGTTTCAACTGCTTCAACATTCAATTAACTTTAATACAGGTAAAGACAGAAGTAGTTAAAAGTTCCACATCAAAAATTTAACCAAATGAAAGCATAGGATTAACAGAATTTGACTTTGTATTTTTCAAGTGCCAGCCCTTGTATGTTAACAAAAACGAATACAGTTTCCAGCGCTTTCTAAATTaggattttaaaaataaaatgatccAGCAGTTCTGTATGGTTAATCTGCAGTGTATCACACCACTCCAACAACAATTTACTTGAACTCCTGGGGCTGTGCCAATAAGCTTTGCATTTTGATAACTAAATGCTATATTAGAAAAAAAACTTGCAATTCcaacagattaaaaaaatcattaaCACATTTAAAGGTACATACAATTATTCTGGCAAAAATTTGCAAACATATCATCTTGGGGCATGTCACTGACAGCCCAGTTACTATTTCTGTCCAACCAATACACAGGCAAGTTGTTATGTGAACATATTTTAAAGAGGAAACATTTTCACATTCGATTTAATGTGGCAACCATTTGTATTCTACCGACGAGGATCAGAATTACCAGATCCTGTATGTAAACTGCACCAACCAGCCATGTACCAATTGATTTATTGACAAGTCAGTTGTCTCTAGTTTCATCAATTAGAATGTTCACATCAGTAGAATTGGCACAGCCTTATTTGATCCAGAAGCCCAGGCAAACGTGACAATCACATTAAGACGATATTGAAGAAAGCTTGTGAGGTTGGCAGTCTCTCAGTTTGGTGAATGCAGAAAATTTCAACTGGAAGGCCTTCCAGGACATTGTGCTGCCTGGGAGACAATTGGTGGAAAACACACATTTTCCCCCGGAAACCTAGGAAAGAGCATTTAAAAACCAATGTACAActgatatgcaataaaatacatttacagtaCCTCTTATGCATATGTAATCAATATTGCGAGCATAGTTGATCATTTACACTAGAATATACTACATTCTGAACACCCTCCGAAGAGACACGTCAAGAGATTTTATCTTTTTAAAAATTACTTATTTTTTTCTGAGATGCTTCAAATAGTGACTTAGCCAAGAaccgacaaaacatatcaactgTGGCAGATGGGCTTGTTGCATGGTGTGGGCATCCCTGCCCATGGAACAGAACCCACAACTACCAGGTGAAGAAGCCAGTGGTGCAATTGCCATACTGGCATATCACTGACAATATTTAAATTTTACCTCCCACAACaacattccccccccacccccacccccttccccttctctcccaatATGCAATGGCTTTTAGGGGACGATGCAGAACGAACTCCAGTAATAAAATGTAGCCTCAAGACACTGCAGCGACAACTGCCTGAAGTGTTTGCAACATGCCAGTCGTCACGCACGACAGTGAAATGATTCCTGCCGTCAGCCTCTTGAAATCAGTAAAAACACACCAAGAGAAAACAAAAGTAGAATTGCCATGTGTTAACGGTGGAGGTTGTGAATATTTTAAtcttacatggggggggggg is a genomic window containing:
- the c39h2orf42 gene encoding uncharacterized protein C2orf42 homolog isoform X1, yielding MEEKGEGRLNHLHSKGFNLIRKMEQHADKMKTPAFLADLGKPTLRGIKKCPKCGTFNGTRGLSCKNKSCGAVFRDGARKQQPSVDAVRIVTGSSSQVYSVRLRDRGPDYRGFVELGTTEAIQTVEGTIITHITGRCLVPTCFKVSSQGGAENQCQHIKLAVECHMEATPHTLKSSVLNSLQVTTEIKQAIWNLATESSGPLVQRITKTIMVVKCKASQKHSLGFLHVSFHEKTRTKGVMEHKFYCSCQAFKASKSSSNKKETSKHCIHFYACICAFASDEKLGQEFSYFINFDSTGLQPNSERRLLAIYPQDFTAQAAANAISKTKKRKKDDLTAVSQPIDESQVNLSFQDWLAGVTERINQTMHYQFDGKPEPLVFHVPQAFFDALQQRISMGSKKKRLPNSTTGFVRKDALPLGTFSKYTWQITNVLHIKQIFDTPEMPLEITRSFVENRDGTYELFKCPKVQVESIAEAYSRMEKQPTIRPLELKTFLRVGNMSPDQKAPTPFIIEWIPDILPKSKIGEMRIKFEYGHHRNGHIEYREQQSSLEQTMELSPSLATINVH
- the c39h2orf42 gene encoding uncharacterized protein C2orf42 homolog isoform X2 is translated as MEEKGEGRLNHLHSKGFNLIRKMEQHADKMKTPAFLADLGKPTLRGIKKCPKCGTFNGTRGLSCKNKSCGAVFRDGARKQQPSVDAVRIVTGSSSQVYSVRLRDRGPDYRGFVELGTTEAIQTVEGTIITHITGRCLVPTCFKVSSQGGAENQCQHIKLAVECHMEATPHTLKSSVLNSLQVTTEIKQAIWNLATESSGPLVQRITKTIMVVKCKASQKHSLGFLHVSFHEKTRTKGVMEHKFYCSCQAFKASKSSSNKKETSKHCIHFYACICAFASDEKLGQEFSYFINFDSTGLQPNSERRLLAIYPQDFTAQAAANAISKTKKRKKDDLTAVSQPIDESQVNLSFQDWLAGVTERINQTMHYQFDGFVRKDALPLGTFSKYTWQITNVLHIKQIFDTPEMPLEITRSFVENRDGTYELFKCPKVQVESIAEAYSRMEKQPTIRPLELKTFLRVGNMSPDQKAPTPFIIEWIPDILPKSKIGEMRIKFEYGHHRNGHIEYREQQSSLEQTMELSPSLATINVH